In a single window of the Saccharothrix australiensis genome:
- the gatA gene encoding Asp-tRNA(Asn)/Glu-tRNA(Gln) amidotransferase subunit GatA, whose protein sequence is MSDLIRSTADELATKIASREVSAVEVAQAHLDRIAEVDGAVHAFLHVDTEGALRAARAVDDDIAAGKPVGPLAGVPLALKDVLTAQGMPTTCGSQMLRDWMPPYDATVTRRLREAGVVILGKTNMDEFAMGSSTENSAFGPTRNPWDLDRIPGGSGGGSSASLAAFEAPLAIGTDTGGSIRQPGAVTGTVGVKPTYGGVSRYGLVAFSSSLDQAGPCARTVLDAALLHEVIAGHDPLDSTSIDAPVPPVVAAAREGARGDLSGVRVGVVTQFSGEGYQPGVLRSFEAAVAQLKQLGAEVVEVSCPSFDYALPAYYLIAPSEASSNLARFDSMRYGIRVGDDGTRSAEEVMSLTREAGFGPEVKRRIMIGTYALSSGYYDAYYGSAQKVRTLITRDFEQAFGAVDVLVSPTTPTTAFRIGERVDDPMAMYRADLCTIPANLAGTPAMSVPSGLSDEDGLPVGLQLMAPALQEHRMYRVAAAYEAARGPVIAEVPVLAGAR, encoded by the coding sequence ATGAGCGACCTGATCCGCAGCACCGCCGACGAACTCGCCACCAAGATCGCGAGCCGCGAGGTCTCCGCCGTCGAGGTCGCGCAGGCCCACCTCGACCGGATCGCCGAGGTCGACGGCGCGGTGCACGCGTTCCTGCACGTCGACACCGAGGGCGCGCTCCGGGCCGCCCGCGCGGTCGACGACGACATCGCCGCGGGCAAGCCGGTCGGCCCGCTGGCCGGCGTCCCGCTGGCCCTCAAGGACGTCCTCACCGCGCAGGGCATGCCGACCACGTGCGGGTCGCAGATGCTCCGCGACTGGATGCCGCCCTACGACGCCACGGTCACCCGCCGGCTGCGCGAGGCGGGCGTCGTGATCCTCGGCAAGACCAACATGGACGAGTTCGCGATGGGCTCGTCCACCGAGAACTCCGCCTTCGGCCCGACCCGCAACCCGTGGGACCTGGACCGCATCCCCGGCGGCTCGGGCGGCGGCTCGTCGGCGTCGCTCGCCGCGTTCGAGGCGCCCCTGGCGATCGGCACGGACACCGGCGGCTCGATCCGCCAGCCCGGCGCGGTCACCGGCACCGTCGGCGTGAAGCCCACCTACGGCGGCGTGTCGCGCTACGGGCTGGTGGCGTTCTCGTCGTCGCTGGACCAGGCCGGCCCGTGCGCGCGCACGGTGCTCGACGCCGCGCTGCTGCACGAGGTCATCGCGGGCCACGACCCGCTGGACTCGACGTCCATCGACGCGCCCGTCCCGCCGGTGGTCGCGGCGGCCCGCGAGGGCGCGCGCGGCGACCTGTCCGGCGTGCGGGTCGGCGTGGTCACGCAGTTCAGCGGCGAGGGCTACCAGCCGGGTGTGCTGCGCTCGTTCGAGGCGGCCGTCGCGCAGCTCAAGCAGTTGGGCGCGGAGGTCGTCGAGGTGTCGTGCCCGAGCTTCGACTACGCGCTGCCCGCCTACTACCTGATCGCGCCGAGCGAGGCGTCGTCCAACCTGGCCCGGTTCGACTCCATGCGCTACGGCATCCGGGTCGGCGACGACGGCACGCGCAGCGCCGAGGAGGTCATGTCGCTGACGCGGGAAGCCGGGTTCGGCCCCGAGGTCAAGCGGCGCATCATGATCGGCACCTACGCCCTGTCGTCGGGCTACTACGACGCCTACTACGGCTCGGCGCAGAAGGTGCGCACGCTCATCACCCGCGACTTCGAGCAGGCGTTCGGCGCGGTCGACGTGCTGGTCTCCCCGACCACCCCGACGACGGCGTTCCGCATCGGCGAGCGCGTCGACGACCCGATGGCCATGTACAGGGCCGACCTGTGCACCATCCCGGCGAACCTGGCGGGCACGCCGGCCATGAGCGTCCCGAGCGGACTGTCCGATGAGGACGGCCTGCCGGTGGGCCTCCAGCTCATGGCGCCCGCGCTGCAGGAGCACCGCATGTACCGGGTGGCGGCGGCCTACGAGGCGGCGCGCGGCCCGGTCATCGCCGAGGTGCCGGTGCTGGCGGGTGCCCGATGA